Proteins from a single region of Arctopsyche grandis isolate Sample6627 chromosome 1, ASM5162203v2, whole genome shotgun sequence:
- the Atg5 gene encoding autophagy protein 5, whose amino-acid sequence MSADREVLREIWSGRVPVCCYLSPEEAPGLNQPEPCYLIVPRLTYLPIVTDKIKKHFMRFVSQEKSDNEMWLEFNGQPLKWHYPIGVLYDLYASNDLQLPWTLTVHFDKFPEDVIIRCPNKEVVESHFMSSIKEADVLKHRGQVISGMQKKDHNQLWLGLQNDKFDQFWAVNRRLMEPTGEQEHFKHVPIRLYSEEGIGGTGPGPVLQRLIKPVTSTGARATLADMLAEIYPDRTEVRVRTHGITIPPDTPLQWMSEHLSYPDNFLHLCVC is encoded by the exons ATGTCAGCTGATCGCGAAGTACTTCGTGAAATATGGTCAGGGCGTGTGCCTGTCTGCTGTTACCTCAGTCCTGAAGAAGCGCCAGGACTAAACCAACCGGAGCCATGCTATCTCATCGTCCCTAGACTTACATACTTACCCATTGTCACAGACAAG ATTAAAAAACATTTCATGAGATTCGTATCACAGGAAAAGTCCGATAACGAAATGTGGTTGGAATTCAATGGTCAGCCTCTCAAATGGCATTATCCCATCGGAGTGTTGTATGACTTATACGCTTCTAATGATCTGCAGCTCCCGTGGACATTGACAGTTCATTTTGACAAATTTCCTGAAGATGTAATCATAAGGTGCCCAAATAA agaaGTAGTTGAATCTCATTTTATGTCTAGCATTAAAGAAGCCGATGTATTGAAACACCGAGGTCAAGTTATATCCGGAATGCAAAAAAAAGATCACAATCAATTATGGCTCGGCTTACAAAATG ACAAATTTGATCAATTTTGGGCTGTGAACAGAAGATTAATGGAACCAACAGGCGAACAAGAGCATTTCAAACACGTTCCAATTAGACTGTATTCTGAAGAAGGCATTGGTGGTACAGGACCGGGTCCAGTGCTACAAAGACTAATTAAACCAGTGACCAGTACCGGTGCTAGAGCGACTCTTGCCGATATGCTGGCTGAAATATATCCTGATAGAACTGAAG TTCGGGTGAGAACTCATGGAATTACTATACCTCCGGATACTCCACTTCAGTGGATGTCAGAGCATCTAAGTTATCCAGATAATTTTCTTCACTTGTGTGTTTGTTGA
- the LOC143909946 gene encoding uncharacterized protein LOC143909946, with product MYEYCTKENDNNSDNSLRKHVRFNTPSKTNPQLADLNLPKPFMYNADILKPRMRPLHSIENTQSTCDQPNAPISNMTLSRLNKNGLPKPCQELELSIFDSQALRENVKFINRNNSSNNEKPCSILPEKIHFPNASIRKQNKSPNSGRPTISQPSKSDSDENLDFFTLPNSNSNILTKDTLYSVPKMALNFQQCEKPVMTYHENVSHQHRKNSLNQNPRTHNKPSQNTVCGTNTNKCNCRNNTKPETKQIDICSADAKRNAILQREHMLNQPYVEDNNVSHCYDEEISNQHQPSVSDLYDLIQMQIGHLQRLQNRVDELSKLKHCNDTTHIKYSEDERIKYSEGELYTNHRTLSPVDPAPIAQEEEIHKISIGVMTSFEVTVKSNKINLQVPVDEGVQTSLNFLNGMKSNDRENIKHCENGIQTMNFLDGIERCTKKVGLGEDFKFRNPTTSTNVTIDDPVTPRIQRNPRNIDLSCIENHLSPVTEDYNYSEDECSQPEIGWTFYNNVMNHVNRILRSPPDNIRNPPKPKIPVAELNQMCFNGKDINASSSKKVTFDFGNALPVQKNNFLSEASSDTSLHMNKLAAKYLGASSQSSQKYTRPVAKVQRNYLGDITNEMSFATMQYMQRHHLLPVPNDDRSHPNRFETEPKDALIENTKQMYKGHNKILDITALKQQPKLL from the exons atgtacgaaTACTGTACTAAAGAAAATGACAATAATTCTGATAATAGCTTGCGGAAGCATGTGCGCTTCAATACACCATCCAAAACTAATCCACAACTCGCTGACCTAAATTTACCCAAACCATTCATGTACAATGCTGACATTTTAAAACCAAGGATGAGACCGTTACATTCCATAGAAAATACACAATCCACCTGCGATCAACCAAATGCTCCGATATCCAACATGACTCTAAGCAGGTTGAACAAGAATGGTCTCCCAAAGCCATGTCAAGAATTAGAGTTGAGTATATTCGATTCACAAGCGCTACGTGAAAATGTAAAATTCATCAATCGTAACAATTCAAGCAATAACGAGAAACCATGCTCAATACTACCAGAAAAAATTCATTTCCCGAATGCTTCTATTCGAAAACAGAATAAGTCTCCAAATAGTGGAAGACCAACAATATCACAGCCTTCTAAAAGCGATTCAGacgaaaatttagatttttttacacTTCCCAATTCTAATTCAAATATACTCACAAAAGACACTTTATATTCAGTGCCAAAAATggcattaaattttcaacagtGTGAAAAACCCGTTATGACTTATCATGAAAATGTCTCACATCAACATcgtaaaaatagtttaaatcaaAATCCACGTACTCACAATAAACCATCACAGAATACAGTATGTGGCACAAATACGAATAAATGCAATTGCCGGAATAATACAAAACCAGAAACCAAACAAATAGACATTTGTAGCGCGGACGCCAAACGAAATGCAATATTGCAACGAGAACATATGTTAAATCAACCTTATGTAGAAGATAATAATGTCTCTCATTGCTACGATGAAGAAATATCAAATCAACATCAGCCTTCTGTTTCCGACTTGTATGATTTAATTCAAATGCAAATCGGTCATTTACAACGCTTACAAAATCGAGTTGACGAgctttcaaaattaaaacattgCAATGATACAacacatattaaatattcagaagACGAACGTATTAAATATTCAGAAGGCGAACTGTACACCAACCATCGAACATTAAGTCCTGTGGATCCTGCGCCAATCGCACAAGAAGAAGAAATACACAAAATATCTATAGGTGTAATGACAAGTTTTGAAGTGActgtaaaatcaaataaaattaatcttcAAGTCCCTGTAGATGAGGGCGTTCAGACATCGCTTAATTTTCTCAACGGTATGAAATCCAATGACAGAGAAAATATCAAACATTGCGAAAATGGTATACAAACGATGAATTTCCTAGATGGGATTGAACGATGTACTAAGAAAGTTGGACTGGGTGAAGATTTCAAATTTAGAAACCCTACTACTTCAACGAATGTCACAATCGACGATCCGGTAACGCCTAGAATTCAAAGAAATCCTCGAAATATAGATTTAAGTTGTATAGAAAATCATTTGTCTCCTGTTACCGAAGATTATAATTA TTCTGAGGATGAATGCTCACAACCTGAAATAGGATGGACTTTTTACAACAACGTTATG aaTCATGTTAATAGAATATTGCGAAGTCCACCTGACAATATTCGTAATCCACCGAAACCCAAAATACCAGTGGCTGAATTAAATCAAATGTGCTTCAATGGAAAGGATATTAATGCATCTTCATCTAagaa aGTGACTTTTGACTTTGGAAACGCACTGCCAGTGCAGAAAAACAATTTTCTTTCTGAAGCAAGTTCAGATACTAGCTTACATATGAACAAACTTGCAGCTAAATATCTAGGTGCGTCGTCACAAAGTTCTCAAAAATACACCAGGCCGGTGGCTAAAGTTCAACGTAATTATTTAGGAGATATTACCAACGAAATGTCTTTTGCGACAATGCAATATATGCAGAGACATCACTTATTACCTG TCCCAAATGATGATAGATCTCATCCAAACAGATTTGAAACCGAACCGAAAGATGCACTGATTGAAAACACGAAACAAATGTATAAAggacataataaaatattggatATAACTGCTTTAAAACAACAACCGAaacttttgtaa
- the LOC143913761 gene encoding uncharacterized protein LOC143913761: MKLIRDNAALWCCLLCVQLSASAIIPESATPVINETVVSVSDETIPKLEESIVQNFTIDDEKCLSQKKFFIKDSCHSLLSQGPCLDGEWLVLDNNGDYSQLEKPIRPICKINPCEMNYIWWPDQNKCIQIRIAHASYCQDNAMVTIEPFGEGSCVCRNGFGMFENGSKCIEYYQQGRCKSSEVVTYDEISGHAVCTIDKCLHENMLHDEKLDTMVDDERRKIYAPMEGDGKCYKLFHSDPCLTAEFRFIVDHVSHIPKCIKMMQMRFAVNVVDRCSTKGNECRETISIRQKALKYNVDLNKLSRTTQSNLSKKLPK, translated from the exons atgaaattaattcgtGATAACGCAGCATTGTGGTGTTGTTTACTTTGCGTACAACTGTCCGCGTCCGCTATCATTCCGGAAAGTGCAACTCCTGTGATAAATGAAACAGTAGTTTCAGTTAGTGACGAAACCATTCCAAAATTGGAAGAATCAATCGTACAGAACTTTACCATAGACGATGAAAAGTGTCTTTCCCAAAAAAAATTCTTCATTAAAGACAGTTGTCACTCTCTACTCTCACAAGGCCCGTGTCTTGATGGGGAATGGTTGGTTTTAGACAATAATGGTGACTATTCTCAATTGGAAAAGCCGATTAGaccaatttgtaaaataaatcctTGTGAAATGAACTAT ATTTGGTGGCCGGACCAGAATAAATGCATACAAATAAGAATCGCTCACGCTTCATACTGTCAAGACAACGCAATGGTTACTATAGAACCATTCGGAGAAGGGTCATGTGTTTGCCGAAATGGCTTTGGCATGTTTGAA AATGGCAGTAAATGTATTGAATATTATCAACAAGGACGGTGTAAGTCTTCCGAAGTGGTGACATATGATGAAATATCAGGACATGCGGTTTGCACAATCGACAAATGCTTACATGAAAATATGCTACACGATGAGAAGCTAGACACAATGGTAGATGATGAAAGAAGAAAGATCTATGCACCTATGGAAGGAGATGGaaagtgttataaattattccaCAGTGATCCTTGTTTAACAGCAGAATTTAGATTTATTGTTGACCACGTATCTCATATTCCTAAATGCATCAAAATGATGCAAATGCGTTTTGCTGTAAATGTAGTAGATCGTTGTTCTACTAAAGGTAATGAATGTAGAGAAACTATTAGTATAAGGCAAAAAGCTTTAAAGTATAATGTAGATTTAAATAAACTATCTAGGACAACCCAAAGTAATCTATCTAAAAAGTTaccaaaatag